The Strigops habroptila isolate Jane chromosome 13 unlocalized genomic scaffold, bStrHab1.2.pri S16, whole genome shotgun sequence genome window below encodes:
- the HSPB1 gene encoding heat shock protein beta-1 — protein MAERRVPFTFLRSPSWDPFRDWYHGSRLFDQSFGMPHIPEDWYKWPSGSAWPGYFRLLPRESALLPAPGSPYGQALSRQLSSGISEIRQTADSWKVTLDVNHFAPEELVVKTKDNIVEITGKHEEKQDEHGFISRCFTRKYTLPPGVEATAVRSSLSPDGMLTVEAPLPKPAIQSAEITIPVTVESQAKEPAKK, from the exons ATGGCCGAGCGCCGCGTCCCCTTCACCTTCCTGCGCAGCCCCAGCTGGGACCCGTTCCGAGACTGGTACCATGGCAGCCGCCTGTTCGACCAGTCCTTCGGGATGCCCCATATCCCTGAGGATTGGTACAAGTGGCCGAGCGGCAGCGCCTGGCCCGGCTATTTCCGCCTCCTGCCCCGGGAGAGCGCGTTGCTGCCGGCTCCCGGTTCTCCCTATGGGCAAGCGCTGAGCCGGCAGCTCAGCAGCGGCATCTCCGAGATCCGCCAGACCGCGGACAGCTGGAAGGTCACCTTGGACGTGAATCACTTCGCACCCGAGGAGCTGGTGGTGAAGACCAAGGATAATATCGTGGAGATAACGG GCAAACACGAGGAGAAGCAGGATGAGCACGGCTTCATCTCCAGGTGCTTCACCCGAAAATACAC cctgccccCCGGCGTGGAGGCCACAGCGGTGCGGTCCTCGCTGTCCCCCGATGGCATGCTGACGGTGGAGGCGCCGCTGCCCAAGCCCGCCATCCAGTCAGCCGAGATCACCATCCCCGTCACCGTGGAGAGCCAAGCCAAGGAGCCGGCCAAgaagtga